The Equus przewalskii isolate Varuska chromosome 5, EquPr2, whole genome shotgun sequence genome window below encodes:
- the LOC103551482 gene encoding olfactory receptor 6C2-like, translating into MKNGTITAFILLGLTDDPELQVLIFIFLFLTYLLSVTGNLTIITLTFMDSHLKTPMYFFLKNFSFLGISFTSACIPRYLYSIATGDKVITYNACATQLFFIDLCIVAEFFLLAAMSYDRYVAVCKPLHYVIIMSSRVCRILIICCWMAGLCVIMPPLGLGLNLKFCDSNRIDHFGCDALPLVKISCSDTWFIEQTVIICAVLTLNMTLTCVVLSYACIIKTIFRFPSVQQRKKAFSTCSSHMIVVSITYGTCIFIYMNPTAKEEMTVNKVVSLLISSISPSLNPFIYTLRNNQVKEVFKDSIKRIAFLSTR; encoded by the coding sequence ATGAAAAACGGTACCATAACAGCATTCATTCTGCTGGGACTGACAGATGACCCTGAGCTTCAGgttctgatttttatctttctatttctcacCTACTTGCTGAGTGTAACTGGAAACCTGACCATCATCACACTCACCTTTATGGATTCCCACCTTAAAACACCCAtgtactttttcttaaaaaatttctccttcttGGGAATCTCATTCACATCTGCTTGTATTCCCAGATACTTGTATAGCATAGCAACAGGTGACAAGGTCATTACCTATAATGCTTGTGCCACCCAATTGTTTTTTATTGACCTCTGTATAGTAGCGGAATTTTTTCTGCTGGCTGCTAtgtcctatgaccgctatgtggccgtATGCAAACCCTTGCATTATGTGATCATCATGAGCAGCAGAGTCTGCAGGATTCTCATCATCTGTTGTTGGATGGCTGGTTTATGTGTAATAATGCCACCACTTGGCCTGGGTTTAAATCTAAAATTCTGTGACTCTAACAGGATTGATCATTTTGGCTGTGATGCATTGCCCTTAGTGAAAATCTCATGCTCGGACACATGGTTCATAGAACAGACAGTTATAATCTGTGCTGTGCTGACCCTGAATATGACTCTTACTTGTGTAGTTTTGTCATATGCTTGCATCATCAAGACAATTTTTAGATTCCCTTCTGTTCAGCAGAGGAAAAAGGCCTTTTCTACCTGTTCTTCCCACATGATTGTGGTTTCCATCACCTATGGCACATGCATTTTCATCTATATGAATCCAacagcaaaggaagaaatgactGTTAACAAAGTAGTCTCACTgcttatttcttctatttcaccTTCATTGAACCCATTTATCTATACCTTGAGAAACAATCAAGTTAAGGAAGTCTTCAAGGACTCAATCAAAAGAATTGCCTTTCTCTCAActaggtaa
- the LOC103551483 gene encoding olfactory receptor 6C2-like yields MKNCTVTTFILLGLTEDPELQVLIFIFLFLTYLLSITGNLTIIALTFVDPQLKTPMYYFLQNFSFLEMSFTTACIPRYLYNIATGDNIITYNACIMQVFFTDLFAITEFFLLAAMSYDRYVAICSPLQYVTIMSSRVCRRLVFCCWLAGLLTIAPPLSLGLNLKFCDSNVVDHFLCDAFPLLKISCSDTRLMGKTVLICAVLTLILTLMCVFLSYAYIIKTILGFPSAQQRKKAFSTCSSHMVVVSITYGTCMFIYMNPTAEKQVTVNKVLSLLVSSISPMLNPFIYTLRNKQVKKAFNNSIKRIASFLKK; encoded by the coding sequence ATGAAAAACTGTACAGTAACAACATTCATACTGTTGGGATTGACTGAGGACCCTGAGTTGCAAgttctgatttttatctttctgtttctcaccTACCTGCTGAGTATAACGGGGAACTTGACTATCATCGCACTCACCTTTGTGGATCCTCAACTTAAAACACCTATGTACTACTTTTTACAAAATTTCTCCTTCTTGGAGATGTCATTCACAACTGCCTGTATTCCCAGATACTTGTATAACATAGCAACAGGAGATAATATCATTACATATAATGCTTGTATCATGCAAGTCTTTTTTACTGATCTCTTTGCAATAACAGAATTCTTTCTCCTGGCTGCCATGTCCTATGACCGCTACGTGGCCATCTGCAGTCCCTTGCAGTATGTGACCATCATGAGCAGCAGAGTCTGCAGGAGGCTTGTTTTTTGCTGTTGGTTGGCTGGATTGTTGACCATAGCCCCCCCACTTAGTCTGGGGCTAAATCTGAAATTCTGTGACTCGAATGTTGTTGATCATTTTCTCTGTGATGCTTTTCCCCTCCTGAAGATATCATGTTCAGACACACGGCTCATGGGAAAAACTGTATTAATCTGTGCTGTGCTGACCCTCATTTTGACCCTTATGTGTGTATTTCTATCCTATGCTTACATAATTAAGACGATTTTAGGATTTCCATCTgcccagcaaagaaaaaaggcCTTTTCCACCTGTTCTTCCCACATGGTTGTGGTTTCCATCACCTATGGCACATGCATGTTCATCTACATGAATCCGACAGCAGAGAAACAAGTGACTGTCAATAAAGTGCTTTCACTGCTCGTTTCTTCCATTTCACCTATGTTAAATCCATTTATTTATACACTGAGAAATAAGCAAGTGAAGAAAGCCttcaacaactcaattaaaagaaTTGCATCATTCctgaagaagtaa
- the LOC103551484 gene encoding olfactory receptor 6C2-like, whose product MGNHTAITTFILLGLTEDARLQVLIFIFLFLTYVLSITGNLTIIILTLMDSHLRTPMYFFLQNFSILEISFTTVCIPRFLYSLSTGDNTITYNACASQIFFIGLFGATEFFLLAAMSYDRYVAICKPLHYMTIMNNRVCTILVLCCWVSGLMIIITPLGMGLQLEFCDSNTIDHFGCDAAPLFKISCSDTWFIEQTVIICAVLTFIITLVGVILSYMIIIRTILKFPSTSQRKRAFSTCSSHMIVVSITYGSCIFIYMKPSAKEEVDINKGVSVLTTSVAPLLNPFIYTLRNKQVKQAFNNTIKKIAFLLHK is encoded by the coding sequence ATGGGAAATCACACAGCAATAACAACATTCATCCTGTTGGGACTTACAGAGGACGCACGCCTGCAAGttctgatttttatcttcttgtttCTCACCTATGTTCTGAGCATTACTGGAAATCTGACCATTATCATTCTTACACTCATGGATTCTCATCTTAGAACacctatgtatttttttcttcaaaacttcTCCATCTTAGAAATCTCATTCACAACAGTCTGTATTCCCAGATTTCTGTACAGTTTATCAACTGGGGACAACACCATTACTTACAATGCCTGTGctagtcaaatattttttattggacTTTTTGGGGccacagaattttttcttctggcagccatgtcctatgaccgctatgtggccatctgtaaacCCCTGCATTACATGACCATCATGAACAACAGAGTCTGTACCATCCTTGTCCTCTGCTGCTGGGTCTCTGGGTTGATGATCATCATCACACCCCTTGGTATGGGCCTCCAGCTGGAGTTCTGTGACTCCAATACTATTGATCATTTTGGCTGTGATGCAGCTCCCCTATTTAAGATTTCATGCTCAGATACGTGGTTCATAGAACAGACGGTTATAATCTGTGCAGTATTGACATTCATCATTACCCTGGTAGGTGTCATTCTTTCGTATATGATTATCATCAGGACAATTCTAAAATTCCCTTCtacttcacaaagaaaaagagcttTTTCCACTTGTTCTTCTCACATGATTGTTGTTTCCATCACCTATGGCAGCTGTATTTTCATCTACATGAAGCCTTCAGCCAAAGAAGAGGTGGACATCAATAAAGGGGTATCTGTGCTCACTACCTCTGTTGCTCCTTTGTTGAACCCCTTCATTTATACTTTGAGGAACAAGCAAGTGAAACAAGCTTTCAATAACACAATCaaaaaaattgcatttctctTACACAAATAA